One Micromonospora sp. WMMD1120 genomic region harbors:
- a CDS encoding amidohydrolase family protein, which yields MTTGVGARPSGIVDAHHHLWVRARQSRPWIDPHTMAALDDDFTMVELAPAARAVGVTRTVVVQSVAVRSETPELLGVAADDPLVAGVVGWVDLTARDVAERLGRLREARGGERLVGIRHLVQSEPDPAYLDRPDVRRGIAAVGAAGLAFDLLVRHHQLPAAIRLVRDLPHVRFVLDHLGKPPLGPAGPGGWTRDLLAFAAEPNTTAKLSGLVTEVSGAPWTPAALRPAVEHALDAFGPRRLMFGSDWPVCLLATSYSRWVTVLGELLAPLSEPERTAVWRHTAERVYQLSPW from the coding sequence GTGACGACCGGTGTGGGCGCGCGGCCGTCCGGCATCGTCGACGCGCACCACCACCTCTGGGTCCGGGCCCGGCAATCCCGGCCGTGGATCGATCCCCACACCATGGCCGCGCTCGACGACGACTTCACGATGGTCGAGTTGGCACCGGCCGCCCGGGCGGTGGGCGTCACCCGGACCGTCGTCGTGCAGTCCGTCGCCGTACGCTCGGAGACACCCGAGCTGCTGGGTGTCGCTGCCGACGATCCCCTCGTCGCCGGCGTCGTCGGGTGGGTCGACCTCACCGCACGCGACGTCGCCGAGCGGCTGGGCCGGCTCCGCGAGGCCCGGGGCGGGGAACGGCTCGTCGGAATCCGGCACCTCGTCCAGTCCGAACCCGACCCGGCGTATCTCGACCGTCCCGACGTGCGGCGGGGCATCGCCGCTGTCGGCGCCGCCGGCCTCGCCTTCGACCTGCTGGTGCGCCACCACCAACTGCCGGCCGCCATTCGGCTGGTCCGTGACCTGCCGCACGTGCGCTTCGTCCTGGATCATCTCGGCAAGCCACCGCTCGGGCCGGCCGGTCCCGGGGGCTGGACCCGGGACCTGCTGGCGTTCGCCGCCGAGCCCAACACGACGGCCAAGCTCTCCGGCCTGGTGACCGAGGTCAGCGGCGCGCCCTGGACGCCGGCTGCCCTACGACCCGCCGTCGAGCACGCGCTGGACGCGTTCGGTCCGCGGCGACTGATGTTCGGCTCGGACTGGCCGGTCTGTCTGCTCGCCACCTCGTACTCCCGCTGGGTGACGGTCCTCGGTGAGCTGCTGGCCCCGCTGAGTGAGCCGGAGCGTACGGCGGTCTGGCGGCACACGGCGGAGCGGGTGTACCAGCTGTCGCCGTGGTGA
- a CDS encoding ABC transporter permease — protein MSTVEASAGTQRGDVSDWLRERISHAVSEFTAATALVVLFIALSFASPYFLTTDNLFNIGAQTAVIAIIATAQTMVIITKGIDLSVGSVAALAGVLGAMTVRDLGFSLWAATAVAIGVGALAGLLNGVLVTAAKIPPFIATLGTMSVGRGLVFIITGAVGVYGLPRSFQLLGNGEIAGIPFAVVITVLVAVGVAFLLSQTRFGQYTYAMGSNLEAARRSGIRVGRHLTGVYVLAGVLVGLGGMIAASRVNSGQPNYGISLELDVIAAAVIGGASLFGGQGRIVGTIIGAFLIALVRNGAVLLDISIHYQQVIVGVIIWAAVYFDQYRRRRLESRG, from the coding sequence ATGAGTACCGTCGAGGCATCCGCCGGCACGCAGCGCGGCGACGTCAGTGACTGGTTGCGGGAACGGATCTCCCACGCGGTCTCCGAATTCACCGCCGCCACCGCGCTCGTCGTCCTGTTCATCGCGTTGAGCTTCGCGAGTCCCTACTTCCTCACCACCGACAACCTGTTCAACATCGGGGCACAGACGGCGGTCATCGCCATCATCGCCACCGCGCAGACCATGGTGATCATCACCAAGGGCATCGACCTGTCGGTCGGCTCGGTGGCCGCGCTGGCCGGGGTGCTGGGCGCGATGACCGTGCGTGACCTGGGCTTCTCGCTCTGGGCGGCGACGGCGGTCGCGATCGGCGTCGGCGCCCTGGCCGGACTGTTGAACGGCGTACTGGTGACCGCGGCGAAGATCCCACCCTTCATCGCGACGCTGGGAACGATGTCGGTGGGCCGTGGTCTGGTCTTCATCATCACCGGCGCGGTCGGTGTCTACGGCCTGCCCCGTTCGTTCCAACTGCTCGGCAACGGAGAGATCGCCGGCATCCCGTTCGCCGTCGTGATCACGGTGCTGGTCGCGGTCGGAGTCGCCTTCCTGCTGTCCCAGACCCGCTTCGGTCAGTACACCTACGCGATGGGCTCCAACCTGGAGGCCGCCCGCCGCTCCGGCATCCGGGTGGGTCGCCACCTGACCGGGGTGTACGTGCTGGCCGGTGTGCTGGTCGGTCTCGGCGGCATGATCGCCGCCTCCCGGGTCAACTCCGGGCAACCGAACTACGGCATCTCGCTGGAGCTCGACGTCATCGCCGCCGCCGTGATCGGCGGCGCCAGCCTCTTCGGGGGTCAGGGCCGGATCGTCGGGACGATCATCGGGGCCTTCCTCATCGCCCTGGTGCGCAACGGCGCTGTCCTGCTCGACATCAGCATCCACTACCAGCAGGTGATCGTCGGCGTGATCATCTGGGCCGCCGTCTACTTCGACCAGTACCGCCGCCGGCGGCTGGAATCACGGGGCTGA
- a CDS encoding ABC transporter substrate-binding protein, which translates to MAHTTTGRRARTPLLRAQAILAAAAATALLSACGGVEVRDGGDGATKEASGPLKLAVVPKAVGADYWNTVKAGAECAAQRAGDVTVQWDGVTTETDVEGQVNLIQNFVTKKVDGIVYAATDSSALAPATDQALAANIPVAMIDSGTSPQPSAVPLFATDNRASATEAAKLLAKELGPGNHDVALVEFQPGSQTNTERVEGFKAGLAQLPNLKLVGQQPSRSDVNEARRVTENILTANPNLKGIFAANEPSVLGAAQAIQAAGKSGKVVIIGWDAAPDEVAGLRNGQISALVVQNPFKMGYFGVDKMVKHLRDKAPLASADTGVTFVTKENIDSAEIKAVLEPSCANPPVQ; encoded by the coding sequence ATGGCACACACCACCACCGGCCGGCGGGCCCGCACGCCGCTCCTGCGCGCGCAGGCCATCCTGGCCGCGGCCGCGGCCACCGCGCTGCTCAGCGCCTGCGGCGGAGTCGAGGTCCGCGACGGCGGCGACGGCGCGACGAAGGAGGCGAGCGGCCCGTTGAAGCTCGCCGTCGTGCCGAAGGCGGTCGGGGCCGACTACTGGAACACGGTGAAGGCGGGCGCCGAGTGCGCCGCGCAGCGCGCCGGCGACGTGACCGTCCAGTGGGACGGGGTGACCACCGAGACCGACGTCGAGGGTCAGGTCAACCTGATCCAGAACTTCGTCACCAAGAAGGTCGACGGCATCGTCTACGCGGCGACCGACTCCAGCGCCCTGGCGCCGGCCACCGACCAGGCGCTCGCCGCCAACATCCCGGTCGCGATGATCGACTCCGGCACCAGCCCGCAGCCGTCGGCGGTGCCGCTCTTCGCCACCGACAACCGCGCCTCGGCCACCGAGGCGGCGAAGCTGCTCGCCAAGGAGCTGGGCCCGGGCAACCACGACGTGGCCCTTGTCGAGTTCCAGCCCGGCTCGCAGACCAACACCGAGCGGGTCGAGGGCTTCAAGGCCGGTCTCGCGCAGTTGCCCAACCTGAAGCTGGTCGGCCAGCAGCCCAGCCGCAGCGACGTCAACGAGGCGCGGCGCGTCACCGAGAACATCCTCACCGCCAACCCCAACCTCAAGGGCATCTTCGCGGCCAACGAGCCGAGCGTGCTCGGCGCCGCGCAGGCCATCCAGGCGGCGGGCAAGTCGGGCAAGGTCGTCATCATCGGCTGGGACGCCGCCCCGGACGAGGTCGCCGGGCTGCGCAACGGCCAGATCTCGGCACTGGTCGTGCAGAACCCCTTCAAGATGGGCTACTTCGGCGTCGACAAGATGGTCAAGCACCTGCGGGACAAGGCCCCGCTGGCCTCGGCCGACACCGGCGTCACGTTCGTCACCAAGGAGAACATCGACTCGGCGGAGATCAAGGCGGTGCTCGAGCCCAGCTGCGCCAACCCTCCGGTGCAGTGA
- a CDS encoding ATP-binding cassette domain-containing protein, whose translation MATTPTASPDVDASPSAEEPPVLEARGIVKRFGHVEALRGADFTVRRGEVVALIGDNGAGKSTLIKTLSGVHPPDEGEIRVGGRPVQFSTPVDARRAGVETVYQDLAVADDLSVAANLYLGREILRSGPLGRLGLLDKRAMRQGAAAALDELGVRIPRVTTPIAMLSGGQRQCVAVARAIIWATNVVILDEPTAALGVVQTGRVLDVVRRARDAGMSVVLVSHNMPQVLDIADRVEVLRLGRRAAQLRAADVTTDDLVAAMTGSAGTDREER comes from the coding sequence ATGGCAACGACTCCCACGGCCAGCCCCGACGTCGACGCGTCGCCGTCCGCCGAGGAGCCACCGGTCCTGGAGGCCCGCGGCATCGTCAAGCGGTTCGGGCACGTCGAGGCGTTGCGCGGCGCCGACTTCACCGTCCGCCGGGGTGAGGTCGTCGCGCTGATCGGTGACAACGGCGCCGGCAAGAGCACCCTGATCAAGACGCTCTCCGGGGTGCACCCGCCGGACGAGGGCGAGATCCGGGTGGGTGGCCGTCCGGTGCAGTTCTCGACGCCGGTCGACGCGCGGCGGGCGGGGGTGGAGACCGTCTACCAGGATCTCGCCGTCGCCGACGACCTCAGCGTGGCCGCCAACCTCTACCTCGGGCGGGAGATCCTGCGCTCCGGGCCGCTCGGTCGACTGGGGCTGCTGGACAAGCGGGCCATGCGGCAGGGCGCCGCCGCCGCCCTCGACGAGCTGGGCGTACGGATCCCCCGGGTCACCACCCCGATCGCGATGCTCTCCGGTGGGCAACGCCAGTGCGTCGCGGTGGCCCGCGCCATCATCTGGGCGACGAACGTGGTCATCCTCGACGAGCCCACCGCCGCGCTCGGCGTCGTGCAGACCGGCCGGGTGCTCGACGTCGTCAGGCGTGCCCGCGACGCCGGCATGTCGGTGGTGTTGGTGAGCCACAACATGCCACAGGTGCTCGACATCGCCGACCGGGTCGAGGTGCTGCGCCTCGGCCGGCGGGCGGCCCAACTCCGCGCGGCGGACGTCACCACCGACGACCTGGTCGCGGCGATGACCGGGAGCGCCGGCACGGATCGGGAGGAGCGGTGA
- a CDS encoding alcohol dehydrogenase catalytic domain-containing protein — MTAVVYRGARDLAVVPRDPEPPGPGEVRVAVAYTGICGTDLHIFHGDMDARVGGSAVLGHEMSGRIAAAGAGVSGWTIGQPVTVMPTRRCGRCAACRGGNSHICHAMDFLGIDSPGAMQSSWTVPADLVLALPDDLPLDRAALVEPVAVAVHDVRRGRVTAGEQVVVVGGGGVMKVLLDWREGAE, encoded by the coding sequence GTGACGGCGGTCGTCTACCGGGGCGCGCGTGATCTCGCCGTCGTGCCCCGCGACCCCGAGCCGCCCGGCCCCGGAGAGGTCCGCGTCGCGGTGGCGTACACCGGGATCTGCGGCACCGACCTGCACATCTTCCACGGCGACATGGACGCCCGGGTGGGCGGGTCGGCGGTCCTCGGCCACGAGATGTCGGGCCGGATCGCGGCCGCCGGCGCGGGGGTGAGCGGCTGGACGATCGGCCAACCGGTCACCGTCATGCCGACCCGCCGGTGCGGGCGGTGTGCGGCGTGCCGGGGTGGCAACTCGCACATCTGCCACGCCATGGACTTCCTCGGCATCGACTCACCCGGCGCGATGCAGTCGTCCTGGACCGTACCGGCGGATCTGGTCCTCGCGCTCCCGGACGACCTGCCGCTGGACCGGGCCGCGCTCGTCGAGCCGGTCGCGGTCGCCGTGCACGACGTACGGCGTGGGCGGGTGACGGCCGGCGAGCAGGTCGTGGTGGTGGGCGGCGGCGGTGTGATGAAGGTGCTGCTGGACTGGCGGGAAGGCGCCGAATGA
- a CDS encoding aldo/keto reductase has translation MTGRPGRRQATLDAAGPGLRLGPLGFGASQGGNLFRATSDEEFAAAVDTAWAGGVRYFDTAPHYGLGLSERRLGAALRSRPRDEYVVSTKVGRLLVPSPETAHLRDPEGFDVAADHRRVWDFSRDGVRRSLEASLRRTGLDRIDVVYLHDPDAHWEQAVREAVPALAQLREQGVVGAIGAGMNQSAMLARFVAETDVDVVMCAGRYTLLEQGALTDLLPIAQARRVGVVIAGVYNSGLLARDVPPTDATYDYRRAPAEVLDQARRIARVCQTYGVTLPQAALAFVRRHPAVASTVVGMRNEAQVTETLRRAAVDVPDQLWAALYDAGLLDVHC, from the coding sequence GTGACCGGCCGTCCCGGTCGTCGTCAGGCCACGCTGGACGCCGCCGGGCCGGGCCTGCGGCTCGGTCCGCTGGGCTTCGGCGCCTCCCAGGGCGGCAACCTCTTCCGGGCGACCTCGGACGAGGAGTTCGCCGCCGCCGTGGACACCGCGTGGGCCGGCGGCGTCCGCTACTTCGACACCGCGCCGCACTACGGTCTGGGCCTGTCCGAACGGCGTCTCGGCGCCGCCCTGCGATCCCGCCCCCGGGACGAGTACGTGGTGTCGACGAAGGTGGGCAGGCTGCTCGTACCGTCTCCGGAGACGGCGCACCTGCGTGATCCGGAGGGCTTCGACGTCGCCGCCGACCACCGGCGGGTCTGGGATTTCAGCCGGGACGGCGTTCGCCGGTCGTTGGAGGCGAGCCTGCGACGCACCGGCCTGGACCGGATCGACGTGGTGTACCTGCACGACCCGGACGCGCACTGGGAGCAGGCGGTGCGTGAGGCGGTGCCGGCGTTGGCGCAGTTGCGTGAGCAGGGCGTGGTCGGCGCGATCGGGGCGGGCATGAACCAGTCGGCGATGCTGGCCCGCTTCGTGGCGGAGACCGACGTGGACGTGGTGATGTGCGCCGGTCGCTACACGCTGCTGGAGCAGGGGGCGTTGACCGACCTGCTGCCGATCGCGCAGGCCCGACGCGTCGGTGTGGTGATCGCCGGGGTCTACAACTCCGGGCTGCTGGCCCGGGACGTTCCGCCGACCGACGCCACCTACGACTACCGGCGGGCGCCGGCGGAGGTGCTCGACCAGGCTCGGCGGATCGCCCGGGTCTGCCAGACCTACGGCGTCACGCTGCCCCAGGCGGCGTTGGCCTTCGTCAGGCGTCACCCGGCGGTGGCCTCGACCGTGGTCGGCATGCGGAACGAGGCCCAGGTGACCGAGACCCTGCGCCGGGCCGCCGTCGACGTCCCGGATCAGCTCTGGGCGGCGCTGTACGACGCGGGGTTGCTCGACGTGCACTGCTGA
- a CDS encoding FadR/GntR family transcriptional regulator: MSRTDEVVNGIKRMILEGKFRPGDRLPIEKDLAESLGVSRGSLREGMSALSILGIVNIRQGDGTYVTNLDAPQLLAPMGFVVDFQGQGDPRHIHTVRRLLECEAARLAATRITDEALAQAADLLDEAARLVGQSPPDHERIMEIDIAFHRIIASHADNPVLVGLIEAFAGRTIRGRLWRSLHEEGADRRTHDEHVAILKALVARDPERARTRMANHLIGVEESLHGLPDDADAGIDATRL; encoded by the coding sequence ATGTCTCGCACCGACGAAGTGGTCAACGGCATCAAGCGGATGATCCTCGAGGGCAAGTTCCGGCCCGGTGACCGGCTGCCGATCGAGAAGGACCTCGCCGAGTCGCTCGGCGTCTCGCGGGGCTCGCTGCGCGAGGGCATGTCGGCCCTGTCGATCCTCGGCATCGTCAACATCCGCCAGGGCGACGGCACGTACGTCACCAACCTCGACGCGCCGCAACTGCTGGCCCCGATGGGCTTCGTTGTCGACTTCCAGGGGCAGGGCGACCCGCGGCACATCCACACCGTACGACGGCTGCTGGAGTGCGAGGCCGCCCGGCTGGCGGCGACCAGGATCACCGACGAGGCGCTCGCCCAGGCGGCGGACCTGCTCGACGAGGCGGCCCGGCTGGTCGGCCAGTCACCGCCGGACCACGAGCGGATCATGGAGATCGACATCGCGTTCCACCGGATCATCGCCAGCCACGCCGACAACCCGGTGCTCGTCGGCCTGATCGAGGCCTTCGCCGGGCGCACCATCCGCGGGCGGCTCTGGCGGAGCCTGCACGAGGAGGGCGCCGACCGGCGCACCCATGACGAGCACGTGGCGATCCTCAAGGCCCTCGTGGCGCGTGACCCGGAGCGGGCCCGCACCCGGATGGCCAACCACCTGATCGGCGTGGAGGAGTCGTTGCACGGGCTGCCCGACGACGCTGACGCGGGCATCGACGCGACCCGGTTGTGA
- a CDS encoding enolase C-terminal domain-like protein → MPQITAVTIEDVRFPTSLTADGSDAMNKDGDYSAAYVVLHTDGVDSAGVPLAGHGLTFTIGRGNDIVAAAAAHQAQTLVGMDVATMAADMGAVYRLLTSDSQLRWLGPEKGVVHLSLAAVLNASWDLVARLADKPLWRLLVDMSPEHLVDIADLRYLSDALTRDEALAILRAKESTKADRVAELERTGYPAYTTSAGWLGYGDDKLRRLCQEAVDSGYGYVKLKVGANLEDDIRRCAIAREILGPERNLMIDANQVWDVGQAIEWVTALAPFTPLWIEEPTSPDDILGHAAVRRAVAPIGVATGEHCHNRVMFKQLFQAGAIDFCQLDTGRLASINEIVAVLLLAAKFDVPVCPHAGGVGLCEMVQHVSVLDYVAISGDLTNRVTEFVDHLHEHFTDPCVIKDAGSGSGYVLPREPGYSTRMRPESIALYRFPDGHYWAATEPATVSSPEPFVIAGGTATSAGR, encoded by the coding sequence ATGCCGCAGATCACTGCCGTCACCATCGAGGACGTCCGCTTCCCCACCTCCCTGACGGCCGACGGGTCCGATGCCATGAACAAGGACGGCGACTACTCGGCGGCCTACGTCGTCCTGCACACCGACGGCGTGGACAGCGCCGGCGTGCCGCTCGCCGGCCACGGCCTGACCTTCACCATCGGCCGCGGCAACGACATCGTCGCCGCGGCGGCGGCGCACCAGGCGCAGACCCTGGTGGGCATGGACGTGGCGACCATGGCGGCCGACATGGGCGCGGTCTACCGTCTCCTCACGTCCGACTCGCAGCTCCGCTGGCTCGGACCCGAGAAGGGTGTCGTCCACCTGTCCCTCGCCGCCGTGCTGAACGCCTCGTGGGACCTGGTCGCCCGGCTCGCCGACAAACCACTGTGGCGACTGCTCGTCGACATGTCCCCCGAGCACCTGGTCGACATCGCGGACCTGCGCTACCTGTCCGACGCCCTGACCCGCGACGAGGCGCTGGCCATCCTTCGGGCCAAGGAGAGCACGAAGGCCGACCGGGTCGCCGAGCTGGAGCGGACCGGCTACCCCGCCTACACCACCTCGGCCGGCTGGCTCGGCTACGGCGACGACAAGCTTCGCCGACTCTGCCAGGAGGCGGTCGACTCCGGCTACGGCTACGTCAAGCTCAAGGTGGGCGCCAACCTGGAGGACGACATCCGCCGGTGCGCCATCGCGCGGGAGATCCTGGGCCCGGAGCGCAACCTGATGATCGACGCCAACCAGGTGTGGGATGTCGGCCAGGCCATCGAGTGGGTCACCGCCCTGGCCCCGTTCACGCCGCTGTGGATCGAGGAGCCGACCAGCCCCGACGACATCCTGGGACACGCGGCCGTCCGGCGCGCGGTCGCTCCGATCGGCGTCGCCACCGGCGAGCACTGCCACAACCGGGTGATGTTCAAGCAGCTCTTCCAGGCCGGGGCCATCGACTTCTGCCAGCTCGACACCGGCCGCCTGGCCAGCATCAACGAGATCGTCGCCGTGCTGCTCCTCGCCGCGAAGTTCGACGTGCCCGTCTGCCCGCACGCCGGGGGCGTCGGGCTCTGCGAGATGGTGCAACACGTGTCGGTGCTCGACTACGTCGCGATATCGGGCGATCTGACCAACCGGGTCACCGAGTTCGTCGACCACCTGCACGAGCACTTCACCGACCCGTGCGTCATCAAGGACGCCGGCTCGGGCAGCGGTTACGTACTCCCCCGCGAGCCGGGCTACTCCACCCGGATGCGCCCGGAGTCGATCGCGCTCTACCGCTTCCCCGACGGCCACTACTGGGCGGCGACAGAGCCGGCTACCGTGTCATCTCCGGAGCCGTTCGTGATCGCGGGTGGGACGGCCACATCCGCAGGCCGCTAG
- a CDS encoding ribonucleoside-diphosphate reductase subunit alpha translates to MQVRKRDGATETVDVNRIVRAVERWADDLTDVDPMRVATRTISGLYDGATTAELDRLSIQTAAEMIGEEPQYSRLAARLLAGYVDKEVRRQGITAFSAAVRLGHAEGLIGDDTAAFVAAHAETLDDAVDPDGDRRFEYFGLRTVYDRYLLRHPTSRLVLETPQYWLLRVACGLSRTPQEAVDFYRLISSLAYLPSSPTLFNSGTRHTQMSSCYLVDSPRDELDSIYARYAQVANLSKFAGGIGIAYSRVRSRGALIRGTNGQSNGIVPWLRTLDASVAAVNQGGRRKGAACVYLEAWHPDIEEFLHLRDNTGEDARRTHNLNLANWVPDEFMRRVEADEVWSLFDPHEVPELPDLWGERFDAAYRAAEAQGRYVRQVPARELYGLMMRTLAQTGNGWMTFKDAANRLCNQTAEPGNVVHLSNLCTEIVEVSSDAETAVCNLGSVNLAAHLADGGIDWERLRATVRTAVTFLDRVIDINYYPTPQAAASNPRWRPVGLGLMGLQDVFFALRLPFDSPAARELSTRISEELYLTALETSADLAREFGAHPAYPQTRAARGQLQPDLWGVEGTQTARWTALRTAVEAYGLRNSLLVAVAPTATIASIAGCYECIEPQVSNLFKRETLSGEFLQVNTALVRELKARGLWTDRIRSAIKRAEGSVQDITELPAAVREVFRTAWELPQRALIDLAAARAPFIDQSQSLNLFLAAPTIGKLSSMYLYAWKAGLKTTYYLRSRPATRIQQATVALVAPSAADAEALACSLENPESCEACQ, encoded by the coding sequence ATGCAGGTCCGCAAGCGCGACGGCGCCACCGAAACCGTGGACGTGAACAGGATCGTCCGGGCGGTCGAGCGGTGGGCCGACGACCTCACCGACGTCGACCCGATGCGGGTGGCCACCAGGACCATCAGCGGCCTCTACGACGGCGCGACGACTGCCGAGCTGGACCGGCTGTCCATCCAGACGGCGGCCGAGATGATCGGTGAGGAACCGCAGTACTCGCGCCTCGCCGCCCGGCTGCTGGCGGGATACGTCGACAAGGAGGTGCGTCGGCAGGGGATCACCGCGTTCAGCGCGGCGGTCCGGCTCGGCCACGCCGAGGGCCTGATCGGCGACGACACCGCCGCGTTCGTCGCCGCGCACGCCGAGACGCTCGACGACGCCGTCGACCCGGACGGGGACCGCAGGTTCGAGTACTTCGGCCTGCGCACCGTGTACGACAGGTACCTGCTGCGCCACCCCACCAGCCGGCTCGTGCTGGAGACCCCGCAGTACTGGCTGCTGCGGGTGGCCTGCGGGCTGTCCCGCACCCCGCAGGAGGCGGTCGACTTCTACCGACTGATTTCCAGCCTCGCCTATCTGCCCAGCTCGCCGACGCTGTTCAACTCCGGCACCCGGCACACCCAGATGTCCTCCTGCTACCTCGTCGACTCCCCGCGCGACGAGCTGGACTCGATCTACGCGCGGTACGCCCAGGTCGCCAACCTGTCCAAGTTCGCCGGCGGCATCGGCATCGCGTACTCGCGGGTCCGGTCCCGGGGCGCGCTGATCCGCGGCACCAACGGGCAGTCCAACGGGATCGTGCCGTGGCTGCGGACGCTCGACGCCAGCGTCGCCGCCGTCAACCAGGGCGGCCGGCGCAAGGGCGCGGCCTGCGTCTACCTGGAAGCGTGGCACCCGGACATCGAGGAGTTCCTGCACCTGCGGGACAACACGGGCGAGGACGCCCGGCGGACGCACAACCTGAACCTGGCCAACTGGGTCCCGGACGAGTTCATGCGCCGCGTCGAGGCCGACGAGGTGTGGTCGCTCTTCGACCCGCACGAGGTGCCCGAACTGCCGGACCTGTGGGGGGAGCGGTTCGACGCCGCGTACCGCGCGGCCGAGGCGCAGGGCCGCTACGTGCGGCAGGTCCCGGCGCGCGAGCTGTACGGCCTGATGATGCGTACCCTCGCCCAGACCGGCAACGGGTGGATGACCTTCAAGGACGCCGCCAACCGGCTCTGCAACCAGACCGCCGAGCCGGGCAACGTGGTGCACCTGTCCAACCTCTGCACCGAGATCGTCGAGGTGTCCAGCGACGCCGAGACCGCCGTGTGCAACCTGGGGTCGGTGAACCTCGCCGCCCACCTCGCCGACGGCGGCATCGACTGGGAACGGCTGCGCGCCACGGTCCGGACCGCGGTGACCTTCCTCGACCGGGTCATCGACATCAACTACTACCCGACCCCGCAGGCGGCGGCGAGCAACCCCCGCTGGCGGCCGGTCGGGCTCGGGCTGATGGGTCTGCAGGACGTGTTCTTCGCGCTGCGCCTGCCGTTCGACTCGCCGGCCGCCCGGGAGCTGTCCACCCGGATCAGCGAGGAGCTGTACCTGACCGCGCTGGAGACCTCCGCCGACCTGGCGCGGGAGTTCGGCGCCCACCCGGCCTACCCGCAGACCCGGGCCGCGCGGGGCCAGCTGCAACCGGACCTGTGGGGTGTCGAGGGTACGCAGACCGCCCGGTGGACCGCGCTGCGCACGGCGGTCGAGGCGTACGGGCTGCGCAACTCGCTGCTGGTGGCCGTCGCGCCGACGGCGACCATCGCCTCGATCGCCGGCTGCTACGAGTGCATCGAGCCGCAGGTGTCCAACCTGTTCAAACGGGAGACCCTGTCCGGCGAGTTCCTCCAGGTCAACACCGCTCTGGTACGGGAGCTGAAGGCCCGCGGCCTGTGGACCGACCGGATCCGTTCGGCGATCAAGCGCGCCGAGGGGTCGGTGCAGGACATCACCGAACTGCCGGCCGCCGTGCGGGAGGTGTTCCGCACGGCATGGGAGCTGCCGCAGCGCGCGCTGATCGACCTGGCCGCCGCCCGCGCCCCGTTCATCGACCAGTCCCAGTCGCTGAACCTGTTCCTGGCCGCGCCGACCATCGGCAAGCTCTCCTCGATGTACCTGTACGCCTGGAAGGCCGGGCTGAAGACCACGTACTACCTGCGCTCGCGGCCCGCCACCCGGATCCAGCAGGCCACCGTCGCCCTCGTCGCGCCGTCGGCCGCCGACGCGGAGGCGCTGGCCTGCTCGCTGGAGAACCCCGAGTCGTGCGAGGCCTGCCAGTGA